The following are from one region of the Edwardsiella tarda ATCC 15947 = NBRC 105688 genome:
- a CDS encoding C40 family peptidase, which produces MRLFVALFVLLFTQWFTTSAAAAPAHKISADQRKSAASHSQHAERKKRKSEHGSAKQRSATHQASAHVQRTSHSASRPVTATHASHPPRRGAKTHTERSRHSSAARKQSAPKKHYGRPSARQVAHHVTRRHPQEDRHPLRLSPQHKKRYQHAKQTAMNKLMRQIGKPYRWGGSSPHTGFDCSGLIYYAYQDLLNIKMPRTANEMYHLRDAAPVKRNELQRGDLVFFQINGRGAADHVGVYLGNGKFIQSPRTGEEIRISYLGDDYWQDHYLGARRVMTPKTIR; this is translated from the coding sequence ATGCGTCTATTCGTTGCGCTCTTTGTACTGCTGTTTACCCAATGGTTTACCACCTCGGCGGCGGCCGCACCGGCCCACAAGATTAGCGCCGATCAGCGGAAGTCTGCGGCGTCTCACAGCCAGCATGCCGAGCGTAAGAAGCGTAAAAGCGAGCACGGCAGCGCCAAACAACGCAGCGCCACGCATCAGGCCAGCGCACACGTTCAGCGTACCTCCCATTCCGCTTCCCGTCCCGTCACCGCCACGCATGCTAGCCACCCCCCCCGGCGCGGCGCAAAAACTCACACGGAGCGTAGTCGTCATTCATCGGCCGCACGCAAGCAGAGCGCGCCAAAGAAACACTATGGCCGCCCTTCCGCGCGGCAAGTGGCGCATCATGTCACTCGGCGCCACCCACAGGAAGATAGACACCCCCTGCGTCTCAGCCCGCAGCACAAAAAACGCTATCAGCATGCCAAACAGACGGCGATGAATAAGCTGATGCGCCAGATCGGGAAACCCTATCGCTGGGGAGGCAGCTCGCCCCACACCGGTTTCGACTGTAGCGGTCTGATCTACTACGCCTACCAGGATCTGCTGAATATCAAAATGCCACGCACGGCAAACGAGATGTATCACCTGCGCGATGCCGCGCCGGTCAAACGCAACGAATTACAACGCGGCGATCTGGTCTTTTTCCAGATCAATGGCCGTGGCGCGGCCGATCATGTTGGGGTCTACCTGGGGAACGGTAAGTTCATCCAGTCACCGCGCACCGGCGAGGAGATCCGCATCAGCTACCTCGGCGATGACTATTGGCAGGATCACTATCTTGGCGCTCGTCGTGTGATGACGCCGAAAACCATTCGCTGA
- a CDS encoding YnhF family membrane protein, whose translation MESDLKYSLVTTVVALSLIVVAGLIVALH comes from the coding sequence ATGGAAAGCGATCTGAAATATTCCTTGGTGACCACGGTGGTAGCCCTGTCGCTGATCGTCGTCGCAGGCCTGATTGTCGCACTACATTGA
- the gloA gene encoding lactoylglutathione lyase has protein sequence MRVLHTMLRVGDLKRSVDFYTQVLGMRLLRTSENEAYKYSLAFVGYGDESQGAVIELTYNWGVDSYEMGTAFGHIALGVDDVAATVEQIRLAGGKVTREAGPVKGGHTVIAFVEDPDGYKIELIENRSASQGLGR, from the coding sequence ATGCGCGTACTTCATACCATGCTGCGGGTCGGTGATCTGAAGCGTTCCGTCGATTTTTATACTCAGGTACTGGGCATGCGCCTGTTGCGTACCAGCGAAAACGAAGCCTACAAATACTCTCTGGCCTTCGTCGGCTATGGCGATGAAAGCCAGGGTGCGGTGATCGAACTGACCTATAACTGGGGCGTCGACAGTTATGAGATGGGCACGGCCTTCGGCCACATCGCACTAGGCGTGGATGACGTCGCGGCCACCGTCGAACAGATCCGCCTGGCTGGCGGCAAGGTGACCCGTGAGGCCGGCCCGGTCAAAGGGGGTCACACGGTCATCGCCTTCGTTGAAGACCCCGATGGCTACAAGATCGAATTGATCGAGAATCGCTCTGCCAGTCAGGGGTTAGGCCGCTAA
- a CDS encoding Grx4 family monothiol glutaredoxin, with translation MTTIEKIQRQIAENPILLYMKGSPKLPSCGFSAQAVQALSACGERFAYVDILQNPDIRAELPKFANWPTFPQLWVEGELIGGCDIMMEMYQRGELQSLIKEAAARHSADSQDQDNA, from the coding sequence ATGACCACCATCGAAAAGATCCAGCGTCAGATCGCCGAGAACCCGATCCTGCTATATATGAAAGGTTCACCGAAGCTGCCGAGTTGCGGTTTCTCTGCGCAGGCGGTGCAGGCGTTGTCGGCCTGTGGCGAGCGTTTTGCCTATGTGGATATCCTGCAAAACCCGGACATTCGTGCCGAATTACCGAAGTTCGCTAACTGGCCGACCTTCCCGCAACTGTGGGTCGAGGGCGAGTTAATCGGCGGCTGCGATATCATGATGGAAATGTATCAACGCGGTGAGTTGCAGAGCCTGATTAAGGAAGCGGCGGCCCGCCATAGTGCGGATAGCCAAGATCAAGATAATGCGTAA
- the punR gene encoding DNA-binding transcriptional activator PunR has product MWSEYSLEVVDAVARTGSFSAAAQELHRVPSAVSYTVRQLENWLAVTLFERRHRDVELTEAGAFFVDEARAIIKKMHATRRQCQQVANGWRGQFHVAVDRIVRPQRCQQLVVDFYRHFPDMELMIHSEVFNGVWDALINGRVEVAIGATRAVPAGGRYAFRDMGFLHWRCVVSPDHPLAGFDGELDDDRLRPFPALSIEDTSRTLPKRDTWLLDNQRRLVAPDWPCAIDCLEAGLCVGLMPAHAADPLIAAGRLHALRLSQSFPDSACCVTWQDHSRSPALDWLLDYLGDTRTMNQEWLMPQPV; this is encoded by the coding sequence ATGTGGTCGGAGTATTCGCTGGAGGTGGTCGATGCCGTGGCACGTACCGGTAGCTTTAGCGCGGCGGCACAGGAGCTGCACCGGGTGCCCTCTGCGGTGAGCTACACCGTACGGCAGTTAGAGAATTGGTTGGCGGTCACGCTGTTCGAGCGGCGTCACCGCGATGTGGAGTTGACGGAGGCTGGGGCGTTTTTCGTCGATGAGGCGCGCGCTATTATCAAAAAAATGCATGCCACCCGGCGCCAGTGCCAGCAGGTCGCCAACGGTTGGCGCGGCCAATTCCATGTGGCGGTCGACCGAATCGTCCGTCCGCAGCGTTGCCAGCAATTGGTGGTGGATTTTTACCGCCACTTCCCCGACATGGAGTTGATGATCCACAGCGAAGTATTTAATGGCGTATGGGACGCGCTGATCAACGGTCGGGTCGAGGTGGCGATCGGCGCCACGCGAGCGGTGCCAGCCGGGGGGCGCTACGCCTTCCGCGACATGGGCTTTCTCCACTGGCGCTGCGTGGTCAGCCCCGATCACCCCTTGGCGGGCTTCGACGGTGAGTTGGATGACGATCGTCTGCGACCGTTTCCGGCGCTGAGTATCGAGGATACCTCGCGCACTCTTCCCAAGCGGGATACCTGGTTGTTGGATAACCAGCGGCGCCTGGTGGCGCCGGATTGGCCGTGCGCCATCGACTGTCTGGAGGCCGGGTTATGTGTCGGCCTGATGCCGGCACATGCCGCCGATCCCTTGATCGCCGCCGGGCGTCTGCACGCCTTGCGTTTGAGTCAATCCTTTCCCGATAGCGCGTGCTGCGTGACCTGGCAAGACCACAGTCGTTCGCCGGCGCTCGACTGGTTACTCGATTACCTCGGCGATACGCGCACCATGAATCAGGAGTGGCTCATGCCACAGCCAGTGTGA
- the rnt gene encoding ribonuclease T, whose product MADTSNLNALSARFRGFYPVVIDVETAGFDANRNALLEIAAVTLRMNDAGWLETDQCLHFHIEPFEGAILSPEALAFNGIDPHNPLRGAVSEYEALHAIFKVVRKGIKDQECNRAVIVAHNAHFDHSFLMAAAERAKLKRNPFHPFATFDTAALSGLVLGQTVLAKACISAEIPFDSSQAHSALYDTQQTALLFCELVNRWKRLGGWPPAHLTDAVAENEA is encoded by the coding sequence ATGGCTGACACCTCTAACCTCAACGCGCTAAGCGCGCGTTTCCGTGGCTTTTATCCCGTGGTTATCGATGTAGAAACTGCAGGCTTCGACGCCAACCGCAACGCCTTACTCGAAATCGCCGCCGTTACCCTGCGGATGAACGACGCCGGCTGGTTGGAAACCGATCAATGTTTACACTTCCATATCGAACCCTTTGAGGGTGCCATCCTCTCTCCCGAGGCATTAGCCTTCAATGGCATCGATCCGCACAACCCGCTACGTGGCGCAGTCAGCGAGTATGAGGCGCTACACGCCATCTTTAAGGTTGTGCGTAAAGGGATCAAGGATCAGGAGTGCAATCGTGCCGTCATCGTGGCCCATAATGCCCACTTTGATCACTCCTTCCTGATGGCAGCCGCCGAACGCGCCAAGCTGAAACGCAACCCTTTCCACCCCTTCGCCACCTTTGACACCGCCGCACTCAGCGGACTGGTATTGGGGCAGACGGTATTGGCCAAGGCCTGCATCAGCGCCGAGATCCCCTTCGACAGTAGCCAAGCGCATTCCGCATTGTATGACACACAGCAGACGGCGCTCCTGTTCTGCGAGTTGGTCAATCGCTGGAAACGACTGGGCGGCTGGCCGCCGGCTCATCTCACGGATGCCGTGGCGGAGAACGAGGCTTAA
- the sodB gene encoding superoxide dismutase [Fe]: MSFELPALPYAKNALEPHISAETLEYHYGKHHNTYVVNLNNLIKGSEFEGKSLEEIIKTSSGGIFNNAAQVWNHTFYWHCLSPNGGGEPTGALADAINAAFGSFAAFQEALTKSAVANFGSGWTWLVKKADGSLAIVNTSNAATPLTGEDKPLLTVDVWEHAYYIDYRNARPKYLENFWALVNWEFVAQNLA, encoded by the coding sequence ATGTCATTTGAATTACCTGCATTACCGTACGCCAAGAATGCGCTGGAGCCGCATATCTCCGCCGAAACCCTGGAATACCATTACGGTAAGCACCACAACACCTATGTGGTTAACCTGAACAACCTGATCAAGGGGAGCGAGTTCGAAGGTAAGTCTCTGGAAGAGATCATCAAGACCTCCAGCGGCGGTATCTTCAACAACGCCGCTCAGGTATGGAACCACACCTTCTACTGGCACTGCCTCTCTCCGAACGGCGGTGGCGAGCCGACCGGCGCGTTGGCCGACGCGATCAACGCGGCCTTTGGCTCCTTCGCCGCCTTCCAGGAAGCGCTGACCAAGTCTGCCGTCGCCAACTTCGGCTCCGGCTGGACCTGGCTGGTGAAAAAGGCGGATGGCAGCCTGGCCATCGTCAACACCTCTAATGCCGCCACCCCGCTGACGGGTGAAGACAAGCCGCTGCTGACCGTCGACGTATGGGAACACGCCTACTACATCGACTATCGTAACGCCCGTCCGAAATACCTGGAAAACTTCTGGGCGCTGGTTAACTGGGAATTCGTCGCGCAGAACCTGGCCTGA
- a CDS encoding ATP-binding cassette domain-containing protein gives MTSLKLENFCVTLSHKPLLPALSLTVAPGEILTLMGPSGCGKSTLLAGIAGQLPPPLRAEGALWLGQRELSQTPPWRRGIGLLFQDDLLFPHLTVEQNLRFALSPQAAPDAVAQALCQAEMAEMAAVYPATLSGGQRARISVLRTLLAAPQALLLDEPFSRLDTPLRRRFRHWIYQQIAQRAIPTILVTHDAADVPRAGRIITLAVA, from the coding sequence ATGACTTCCCTTAAACTCGAAAACTTCTGCGTGACGTTGTCACATAAGCCACTGCTGCCCGCACTCTCCCTGACGGTAGCACCCGGAGAGATCCTCACGCTGATGGGGCCGAGCGGCTGCGGTAAATCGACGCTCTTAGCCGGGATCGCGGGCCAGCTCCCCCCGCCACTGCGTGCCGAAGGCGCACTGTGGCTGGGTCAGCGCGAACTCAGCCAAACGCCCCCTTGGCGTAGGGGGATCGGGCTGTTGTTCCAGGACGATCTGCTCTTCCCTCACCTCACGGTCGAGCAGAATCTCCGCTTCGCTCTCTCCCCGCAGGCGGCACCGGATGCCGTCGCTCAGGCGTTATGCCAAGCGGAGATGGCGGAGATGGCCGCCGTTTATCCGGCAACCCTCTCCGGCGGGCAACGGGCTCGCATCAGCGTGCTGCGCACGCTGCTCGCCGCCCCACAGGCGCTACTGCTCGATGAACCCTTCTCTCGCCTGGACACGCCATTGCGCCGGCGCTTCCGCCACTGGATCTATCAGCAGATCGCCCAGCGCGCCATCCCCACCATCCTGGTCACACACGATGCGGCCGATGTCCCCCGCGCGGGACGGATCATCACACTGGCTGTGGCATGA
- a CDS encoding ABC transporter permease — protein sequence MSRLAIFPLLVLLAGLLPLAAMLPATLLPLQQGDLASTWQQLLHWPALGGSLLLSLLSSLGASLGALTLGLALAGRTLQQRRRHRLTPALLLAAPHIALATGLLMLVAPTGLVWRLLAPLFGWQHPPDLPLPNDPYALSLMLLLLLKETPFFYLLVLAQAERCAAAQQLSAATALGYPPSQGWWRIVVPQLLPGLRLPMFCVLAFSLSALDLALLLGPQRPYLFAQLLWQWISDGEQGALAALGALVLLLLNALALLIWFAIERVWIHYCRRPPRRHQRQMRGRIALYWPIALGLTASVYLMLLLISLAQRWPFPLRWPQQWRYDSWLYSFNDWSGPLWHTLWIALAVNLLALPLALGTLEWYAARRRQPGAWLLLPLLLPQMGLIFGLQLFAAHYHWLGRYPVVIYGQLLFVTPYYLLTLSGPWLRFDQRQIRVALALGQTPWRAFYRVKLPQLMPALLLALAFGVAVSVGLYLPTLGLGAGRLPTLATETVAYASGIDRRLAAIGALWQTLLPLPAFLLALWLPLRGVRGSSRHDFP from the coding sequence GTGTCACGGCTGGCGATCTTCCCGCTACTGGTACTGCTAGCTGGGTTATTGCCGCTGGCGGCGATGCTGCCCGCCACCCTGCTGCCGCTGCAACAGGGGGATCTCGCGAGCACCTGGCAACAACTGCTGCACTGGCCCGCACTGGGCGGCAGTCTACTGCTCTCGCTGCTCAGTAGCCTCGGCGCCTCATTGGGGGCGCTAACGCTCGGGTTAGCGCTGGCCGGGCGGACGCTACAACAGCGGCGCCGCCATCGCCTGACGCCGGCCCTACTACTCGCCGCCCCCCATATCGCCCTGGCCACCGGCCTATTGATGCTCGTGGCTCCCACCGGCCTCGTGTGGCGCCTGTTGGCACCACTGTTCGGCTGGCAGCACCCCCCCGATTTGCCGCTGCCCAACGATCCCTATGCCCTGAGCCTGATGCTGCTGCTCCTGCTCAAGGAGACCCCCTTCTTCTATCTGCTGGTGCTGGCTCAGGCCGAACGCTGCGCGGCGGCGCAACAACTTAGTGCCGCCACCGCGCTCGGCTATCCACCGAGCCAGGGATGGTGGCGTATCGTGGTGCCGCAGTTATTGCCCGGCTTACGCCTGCCGATGTTCTGCGTGCTGGCCTTCTCGCTCTCGGCGCTGGATCTGGCCCTGTTGCTTGGCCCGCAACGTCCCTATCTGTTTGCGCAACTCTTATGGCAATGGATCAGCGACGGTGAGCAGGGCGCGCTGGCGGCGCTCGGTGCGCTGGTGTTGCTGTTACTCAACGCCCTGGCGCTGCTGATCTGGTTCGCTATCGAACGCGTCTGGATCCACTATTGCCGCCGGCCGCCACGCCGCCATCAGCGGCAGATGAGAGGACGAATCGCACTCTATTGGCCCATCGCCTTAGGCCTCACGGCAAGCGTCTACCTGATGTTACTGCTGATCTCCCTGGCACAGCGTTGGCCGTTTCCCTTGCGCTGGCCGCAACAGTGGCGCTATGACAGTTGGCTGTACAGCTTCAATGACTGGAGCGGCCCACTGTGGCACACCCTATGGATCGCCCTGGCGGTCAATCTGTTGGCGTTGCCCTTGGCGCTGGGCACCCTGGAGTGGTATGCCGCGCGTCGACGCCAACCCGGAGCCTGGCTGCTCTTACCCCTACTGCTACCGCAAATGGGGCTGATCTTCGGCCTACAGCTCTTCGCCGCCCATTATCACTGGCTGGGTCGCTATCCAGTGGTGATCTATGGTCAACTGCTGTTCGTCACCCCCTATTACCTGTTGACGCTCTCCGGCCCCTGGCTGCGTTTCGATCAGCGCCAGATACGCGTCGCGCTGGCGTTGGGGCAGACACCCTGGCGGGCCTTCTACCGCGTCAAGCTGCCGCAACTCATGCCGGCACTCCTGCTCGCCCTCGCCTTTGGTGTGGCGGTCAGCGTCGGCCTGTATCTCCCAACCCTAGGGCTGGGCGCCGGGCGCTTGCCCACCCTGGCCACCGAAACCGTCGCCTACGCCAGTGGCATCGATCGCCGTCTGGCGGCCATCGGCGCCCTGTGGCAAACGCTGCTGCCGTTACCCGCCTTCCTGTTAGCGCTCTGGCTGCCGTTGCGTGGCGTGCGAGGATCTTCTCGTCATGACTTCCCTTAA
- a CDS encoding Na+/H+ antiporter family protein encodes MNAVVIAVVVMLALSLLRINVVIALIVAALVAGLSGGLPLETTITTFSGGLGGGAEIALSYAMLGTFAVAISRSGITDVLAQGVIRRMGLTPSSNRLFWFKYGLLLILTLIAISSQNLIPIHIAFIPILIPPLLHVFSRLQLDRRAVACVLTFGLITPYMVLPIGFGGIFLNNILLKNLNDNGLHVSASQVPTAMLLPGLGMLFGLLLALFFSYRKPRRYNEGRILSAEPEHKRINLRSVWVAVLAIIAALSVQLATNSIVLGALMGFVVFILGGVIHWRETQDVFTRGVHMMAMIGFIMITASGFAAVIKATGSVDTLVNAIEGAIGDNRGLAALLMLVVGLIITMGIGSSFSTIPIIAAIYVPLCIAFGFSPMATIAIVGVSGALGDAGSPASDSTLGPTSGLNMDGQHDHIWDSVVPTFLHYNLPLLAFGWAAAMIL; translated from the coding sequence ATGAATGCTGTTGTTATTGCCGTTGTCGTAATGCTGGCGCTCAGTCTGCTGCGGATCAATGTGGTGATCGCCCTGATCGTCGCCGCATTGGTCGCCGGGTTAAGCGGAGGACTCCCATTAGAAACCACCATTACTACCTTTAGTGGGGGACTAGGCGGCGGCGCCGAGATCGCCCTAAGCTACGCCATGCTAGGAACCTTCGCCGTGGCAATCTCTCGCTCTGGGATCACCGATGTATTAGCTCAAGGCGTGATCCGACGCATGGGGCTAACGCCTAGCAGTAACCGTCTCTTCTGGTTCAAGTATGGCCTGTTACTGATCCTGACCCTGATCGCCATCTCGTCGCAGAACCTCATTCCGATTCACATCGCCTTTATTCCGATCCTTATTCCCCCGCTGTTGCACGTTTTCTCTCGCCTGCAACTCGACCGCCGCGCGGTGGCCTGTGTGCTGACCTTTGGTCTAATCACCCCCTATATGGTGCTGCCGATCGGCTTCGGTGGCATCTTTCTGAACAACATCCTACTGAAAAATCTTAACGATAATGGATTGCACGTCAGCGCCTCACAGGTACCGACCGCGATGTTGTTACCGGGACTGGGCATGTTATTTGGCCTGTTGCTGGCGCTGTTTTTTAGCTACCGCAAGCCACGACGCTATAACGAGGGGCGTATTTTATCGGCCGAACCGGAGCATAAACGCATCAACCTACGTTCCGTCTGGGTTGCCGTGTTGGCGATCATCGCCGCGCTCAGCGTACAGTTGGCGACAAACTCCATCGTACTCGGTGCCTTGATGGGCTTTGTGGTCTTTATCCTCGGCGGAGTGATCCATTGGCGCGAGACGCAGGATGTCTTTACTCGCGGCGTCCACATGATGGCCATGATCGGCTTCATCATGATCACCGCCTCCGGTTTCGCCGCCGTCATCAAGGCCACCGGCAGCGTCGATACCTTGGTCAACGCCATCGAGGGCGCCATCGGTGACAACCGTGGGCTGGCAGCCTTATTAATGCTGGTGGTCGGCCTGATCATCACCATGGGCATCGGCTCCTCCTTTTCTACCATCCCCATCATCGCCGCCATCTACGTCCCCTTGTGTATCGCCTTCGGCTTCTCACCGATGGCCACCATCGCTATCGTCGGTGTCTCCGGCGCCTTGGGTGATGCCGGTTCACCGGCCTCCGACTCCACCTTGGGACCCACCTCCGGGCTCAATATGGATGGTCAGCATGATCATATCTGGGACTCGGTCGTGCCGACTTTCCTGCACTACAACTTACCACTGCTCGCCTTCGGTTGGGCGGCCGCGATGATCCTTTAA
- the purR gene encoding HTH-type transcriptional repressor PurR, translated as MATIKDVAKRAGVSTTTVSHVINKTRFVADETKAAVWEAIKELHYSPSAVARSLKVNHTKSIGLLATSSEAPYFAEVIESVENSCYSQGYTLILCNSHNNLEKQKAYLAMLAQKRVDGLLVMCSEYPENLLEILEDYRHIPMVVMDWGTRRSDFTDAIQDNAFEGGYLAGRYLIERGHRDIGAITGPGSRNTGGGRLRGFIKALQEANITPQPEWLVEGDFEPESGYAAMQNILAQKQRPTAVFVGGDIMAMGAICAADEMGLRVPQDISVIGYDNVRNARYFTPALTTIHQPKERLGAMAFDMLLDRITSKREDAKTIEVHPKLVERRSVADGPFIDYRR; from the coding sequence ATGGCAACGATTAAAGATGTGGCAAAACGCGCAGGCGTGTCGACCACCACGGTGTCTCACGTCATCAATAAAACTCGCTTTGTCGCCGACGAAACCAAAGCCGCCGTGTGGGAGGCCATCAAAGAGCTACACTACTCGCCCAGCGCCGTTGCCCGTAGTCTGAAGGTTAACCATACCAAGTCCATCGGCCTGTTGGCGACCTCCAGCGAGGCGCCTTACTTCGCCGAGGTCATCGAGTCGGTCGAGAACAGCTGTTACAGCCAGGGCTATACCCTGATCCTGTGCAACTCCCACAACAATCTGGAGAAGCAAAAGGCCTATTTGGCCATGTTGGCGCAGAAACGCGTCGATGGTCTGCTGGTCATGTGCTCCGAGTACCCCGAGAATCTGCTGGAGATCCTGGAGGATTACCGCCATATCCCGATGGTGGTCATGGACTGGGGTACACGGCGTAGCGACTTCACCGATGCGATCCAGGACAACGCCTTCGAGGGTGGCTATCTGGCTGGCCGCTACCTGATCGAACGCGGCCATCGCGATATTGGCGCCATCACCGGCCCGGGATCGCGCAACACCGGCGGCGGCCGTCTGCGTGGCTTCATCAAGGCGCTGCAAGAGGCTAACATTACTCCGCAACCCGAGTGGCTCGTCGAGGGTGATTTCGAGCCGGAGTCCGGTTACGCAGCGATGCAAAACATCCTGGCTCAGAAACAGCGCCCGACCGCCGTGTTCGTCGGCGGGGATATCATGGCGATGGGGGCCATCTGTGCGGCAGATGAGATGGGCTTGCGCGTGCCGCAAGATATTTCCGTCATCGGCTACGATAACGTGCGCAACGCGCGCTACTTTACCCCGGCGTTGACCACCATTCACCAGCCGAAGGAGCGTCTCGGCGCCATGGCGTTTGACATGCTGCTCGATCGCATCACCAGTAAGCGTGAAGACGCCAAGACCATCGAGGTGCATCCCAAACTGGTCGAGCGACGCTCCGTCGCCGATGGGCCGTTCATCGATTACCGTCGCTAA
- the punC gene encoding purine nucleoside transporter PunC, with protein sequence MRSKSGFMFYLAGLSMLGYLATDMYLPAFGAMRQDLGASAGAISASLSIFLAGFAFAQLLWGPLSDRIGRKPVLVLGLSMFALACLGMLWIENTSQLLVLRFVQAVGVCSAAVTWQALVIDRYSKGVANRVFATVMPLVALSPALAPLLGAWLLNHFEWQAIFAMLFLITLLLLIPTLRLKEHRAAAANTRAPNIGFLHLMRSNIFSGNVLIYAACSAGFFAWLTGSPFILGEMGYSPNDIGLSYVPQTIAFLLGGYGCRALLSRIGGSLLLPWLLVIYSLSMLAMLVMALSYQPGLLALLVPFCIMAMMNGAIYPIVVASALTPFPHNSGKAAALQNTLQLGVCFLASLLVSALIHLPLLATTAIMAATIPLVVLGYWLKSDSVTTMLEKRREQQRGQHALTRH encoded by the coding sequence ATGAGAAGTAAATCAGGTTTCATGTTCTATCTGGCCGGCCTCAGTATGCTGGGATACCTGGCCACCGATATGTATCTGCCCGCCTTCGGCGCGATGCGCCAGGATCTGGGCGCCTCCGCCGGTGCCATCAGCGCCAGTCTGAGTATCTTCCTGGCCGGTTTTGCCTTTGCACAACTGCTGTGGGGACCGCTCTCCGATCGCATCGGACGCAAGCCGGTGCTGGTGTTGGGCCTGAGCATGTTTGCGTTGGCCTGTCTGGGCATGCTGTGGATCGAGAACACCAGCCAGCTGCTGGTACTGCGTTTCGTGCAGGCGGTCGGCGTCTGTTCCGCCGCCGTCACCTGGCAGGCCTTGGTTATCGACCGCTACAGCAAAGGGGTTGCCAACCGCGTCTTCGCCACGGTGATGCCGCTGGTCGCCCTGTCACCGGCATTAGCCCCGCTGCTCGGCGCTTGGTTACTCAACCACTTCGAGTGGCAGGCGATCTTCGCCATGCTGTTCCTGATCACCCTGCTGCTGCTGATCCCCACACTGCGGCTAAAAGAGCATCGAGCCGCCGCCGCGAATACCCGCGCGCCGAACATCGGCTTCCTGCATCTGATGCGCTCCAATATTTTTAGCGGCAACGTGCTGATCTACGCCGCCTGCTCCGCCGGTTTCTTCGCCTGGCTGACCGGCTCGCCCTTTATCCTCGGCGAGATGGGCTATAGCCCGAACGATATCGGCCTGAGCTATGTGCCGCAAACTATCGCCTTCCTGTTGGGTGGCTACGGTTGTCGCGCCCTGCTGAGCCGCATCGGTGGATCCCTGCTGTTGCCTTGGTTGTTGGTGATCTATTCACTGAGCATGCTGGCGATGCTGGTGATGGCGCTCAGCTATCAACCCGGCCTGCTGGCGTTGCTGGTCCCGTTCTGCATCATGGCGATGATGAACGGTGCCATCTACCCCATCGTGGTGGCCAGTGCCCTGACCCCCTTCCCGCATAACAGCGGCAAGGCGGCAGCCTTGCAGAACACCCTACAACTGGGGGTCTGCTTCCTGGCCAGCCTGCTGGTTTCGGCGCTGATCCACCTGCCACTGTTGGCGACCACCGCCATCATGGCCGCGACGATCCCGCTGGTAGTCCTGGGTTACTGGCTCAAGAGTGACAGTGTCACGACCATGCTCGAGAAACGCCGCGAACAGCAACGCGGCCAGCACGCCCTCACTCGCCATTAA
- the slyA gene encoding transcriptional regulator SlyA — translation MESTLGSDLSRLVRVWRALIDQRLKPLELTQTHWVTLYNIHRLPPDQSQIQLAKAIGIEQPSLVRTLDQLEDKGLITRHICANDRRAKRIKLTDDAEPVIKEVTGVISLTRSEILDGISTDEIALLTNLVERLEQNIIHLQNK, via the coding sequence TTGGAATCGACATTGGGCTCGGATTTATCACGGTTGGTACGAGTGTGGCGTGCGTTGATCGATCAGCGTTTGAAGCCGTTAGAGCTGACGCAGACTCATTGGGTGACGTTGTATAACATTCACCGCTTACCTCCGGATCAATCTCAGATCCAACTGGCCAAGGCGATCGGTATCGAACAACCATCCTTAGTCAGGACGCTGGATCAGCTAGAAGATAAGGGGCTGATTACCCGCCATATCTGTGCGAATGATCGTCGAGCTAAGCGTATTAAGCTGACGGACGACGCCGAGCCTGTGATTAAAGAAGTGACGGGTGTGATTTCGCTGACGCGCAGTGAGATCCTGGATGGCATCTCAACGGATGAAATCGCGTTGCTGACCAATTTGGTAGAGCGATTGGAACAGAATATTATTCACTTACAGAATAAATAA